The nucleotide window AATGTTCATCATAAAAGCTTTCCAGGTCCATTCAACATGAGGTCTCCATTTCTGCACACCCTACCAACGAAAAATTCCAAGTGCACATTCCCTACACAATTCTTTCATTGGGTTTTTTGCAAATGACTCATGTTCTGAAGAGATCTAACCCAGAGAGATAAAACCCATGAAAtagtttattttatattttgtcttCCCGAGCAGGTTCCCTGGCAGGTCTTTTGAAACGAGCTATTCCTCCTGAAAAGCGCTCTATAAATTGTAAAATGTTTGATCAAACACTCTGCTTATTAGTTTTGCAGAACTGGAAGCAAGTTTCATCAAAAGAGCAAGCCATCTGACTCCCCTAAATCTAAGcagccacagggcacagcaaCCTGAGCAGCCATCAGGGCAGCATGGCCAGGAACATTACTtaaattgaaacattttttgtaCCACTGCAAAAGTACACATAAAAAATGGGCCTCAAGTGCTGTCATTTGGAATCACATCATTACTACTCCACAAActacaaataaaatttctatttctagAGAACATAGTTATGATATTTAGCATGACATCAGCAGGTACAGAAAATCTGTCCATGTAGTACAGTATGTGATCTGTAAACATAcaattttttcagcttctcaatTCTTCAGCATCTATAATATTGTTTCTTCTATGTAtatcttttccttctgcacaagttaaatttatcttttcttccttaCACCCTTTAGCTGATGTCTCACTGGACTGCCAACATATAGGTGAATCATAGCATGATCATCTGGTTAAAAGCAGAAAGTGTGATCTTTGACAGTGTCTAGCACATTATTACAGGAGTTCCTTATAGATGATGCACtgaattcagttttatttaacGATGTCAGTCGTGATCATTCACACGCtctgccaattttttttcctaggtaCACGAAAATGAAGACTGCCACCAACATCTATATTTTCAATCTTGCATTGGCAGATGCCCTAGCAACAAGTACTCTGCCATTCCAGAGTGTGAATTACTTGATGGGGACCTGGCCATTCGGTACCATCCTTTGTAAGATTGTTATATCCATAGACTACTACAACATGTTCACCAGTATCTTCACGCTCTGCACCATGAGTGTGGATCGCTACGTGGCTGTTTGCCACCCAGTCAAGGCCCTCGATTTCCGTACCCCCCGGAATGCCAAAATTATCAACGTCTGCAACTGGATTCTTTCCTCTGCCATTGGCCTGCCAGTTATGTTCATGGCAACTACCAAATACAGGCACGGTAAGTCTGGCTTTCTTCCCAAGCTGAGTACTCAACGTTTAAACTCCTTCCTGCATTGTTTCACTGAATTAACTTCTGACTTCCAACTTGTGTAAAGCAAGTATCAGTGCAAATGAGCCCCTTCAGCAGTTTTGCATCTGGCTGTAGTTGACTGCACAAGCAGTGCATGTGGTCTGTGTTTCACAgcaagcagctccagctccttctgtgGAAGTCctgcttcctcttccttccatACAAGTCCTGCTGTGCCACTCGGTTACTGCAGTGTTTGGAAAAGCGtctgtgcctgcctgccttCTGTGGGGCAGTTCTACATtaccctgcagcacaggatcCTGTGCTTTACCCAGGGTACTCCCACTGGGAATCTGGCAGTCATAGATATCTGGCAGGACATGATACAGAGCAGAGACCATGTTCTGGACCACTGGTGCTCCAATACCTTCCATAATGGGGAAGTGACAGCATGTCAGCATAAATCCAGACCTTCCACAGTGTGTAGTTCCCAAGCATTATGTCGTTCCCTTCCCTGTTGCCCTGAAATGCCCAAACTCTCAGCATATATGATGACTTAACAATCTTTCTTTTCACCATGTTTTATACTGGAAGTGAAAATGAGTCAAAGTTTAAGCATTTATGACAAAtcagctttttctttgttcagcATACATTAAATTCCAAGCCATAGTATGCAAAAGAGAACATgttaatttggttttgttttcctaacTCACGTTTTATGCATGTTCTGCAGCACTCTATCCTACCAATGTTTGTGCAAATGACAGATCACAGATTGCTTCATTTTACATGTTTACTTAGGCTTAAAGTCTTCATATATTTGCCTGTGGTATTTAATTAAAGAAAGGTTTAAATAAAAGCACATGAATAACTGACCTGCGTGTTCtcctctgctgttttccttttcctcaggcTCAATTGACTGCACACTTACATTCTCCCACCCTGCTTGGTACTGGGAGAACCTCCTGAAGATCTGTGTGTTCATCTTTGCCTTCATCATGCCAGTCCTGATCATCACCGTGTGCTACGGGCTGATGATTTTGCGCCTGAAGAGCGTCCGCATGTTGTCGGGCTCCAAGGAGAAGGACAGGAACCTGCGGAGGATCACTCGGATGGTTCTTGTGGTGGTGGCAGTCTTTATTGTCTGCTGGACCCCCATCCACATCTATGTTATCATTAAAGCCCTGGTCAACATCCCAGAAACTACTTTCCAGACTGTCTCCTGGCACTTCTGTATTGCTCTAGGGTATACAAATAGCTGCCTTAATCCAGTCCTTTATGCATTTCTAGATGAGAATTTCAAAAGGTGTTTCAGAGAGTTCTGCATCCCCACTGCCTCAACCATTGAGCAGCAAAACTCCACCCGAGTCCGACAAAACACTCGTGACCATGCTTCCACTGCCAACACTGTGGATAGGACTAACCATCAGGTATGACTAGCAGTGGAGATGTCATCTCTGGAGCCAGGCCACCAGCTTGGGGATGACATGTGTTCTGAAGTTACCACTTACACTGATTTGTAGCTTTTGGAGTGTCTGAACACTTGCAAGGTTATATTTGAAACTGGTGTATGCATACACAGAGATCCCAGTCCTGCATGGTGCTAATTGTTCTCTGCCCTGCTTGATGCTCAGAAGCCAAGGGTTCTAAAGGGTACCTTGGGTGACTGGGTCCAGCGTGCATGCATGTACAAAGCACATAAAAAACAGTGTTTCACTTGCAACAGGTTGAAAATTAATCACAGATCTCCCTGTTCATACTCCTTGTCTGCTGATGGAGACAGGAGTGGGACAGAATACAGATCTCTCTTCTACTCCCATTGCAACAGtgaataaaaagataaaaaaaccgTGCTTGTTCACTTTGGATTGATGTACAAAGAAGGCCTACCTGGCCTTGTTTATTCTGAAAGTCATGCAAAAGATAGACCAAGGCTTGTCTACATGCAGTTCTTGTGTCAGATAATTACGTGGTGAATAAGGGGGGGTtagatatgtatatatgtgtatatatatacatatatatatatatgtatgtatatatttaaaaatatatacacacatgtaaAATACTAATGTGCCATTCTGCCATTTCAGGTATAccaagaaaatactttttccatGTAGAAAAAGCCTTTAAGAAGTAGGGATTTTATGGCACATCCAATAACAATAgctgtttgttggtttgttgtttttttttaactcagcCTATTTTTGCATAGTTTTTGTGAAGAAGCTCTTTTGTATATGTTCAATATCCATTGTCCTGTGCTTAGTCTGAGAATTTCCAAGCTCCATCTCTCAGCAAAACATGAAAGCCAATCTTAGCATTCATGAAAGTGATTCAAGCACATTGCAAGCACTAGAAGAAGTTTGAGTTGTCTCTGTAGTTCcttaaaaataagaacaaaagCCTGATTCATTCCTTGCCGTGTCACCTTTCAGCAATACACTTAGGTTGCTCGTGGAACAGTTTCTCACTGCTGCCACTTCAGCCACAAGCTGGCTGCCTCCTCCAGGTGCAGAACTCACTGGCTTCTTGTGAAAGCAGCTACCTGCCTGacactcagctgctgccagataGCCCAAATAAGAGTATCCCCATCTCCAAGGAGACTAAACAGTATTTGCACCACAAAAGAGGAGGGAAGTCTAAAGGGAGAAGGGCTAAAGCCAGGAGCTTTATTAAGCATCAACAATTGGTGTTGTTCACCAGTGTCTGACTCATACATGCCAAACTGTGGCCTGTGAAATCAGCACCTTCTTCAGTCTGGTGGTGAAGCAGAACTGCCAAACTTGGCATAGGtgcacatatatatgtatgtatgtatgtatttatgtatgtattGTATTATTTACTAGGTGTAGCAAATTACTACATTCATCTGTTAATAATGCATTTGTAATCCGCAGTGGAGTCCATTTTGTGCATGTGTCTGACAGCAAGATTGTATTTCTGTCTAGTACAATTCCAGCTTTTTAGAATGCAGTGTGTATGCACCCATTTTCTACATTTAGTTATGTATCTTTATATCACTTCTAGGAGAGCTGTAGTCTTCTCAACTTCTACCCAAAAGATTAATGTGGTACTCCCTAGAGGCTGAGTGGAATAAAATCTGTTTCCCTGAGCACTGACCAAGCACAGAATAGAAGATGATGTTTCCCAGAGAGATGTTTCAGCATATACCACCAAGAGGCACagcctgctggggcagggatggagcaagCAAGTGAAGTGATCTTGAGAGTGCAATAAGGAGGAGAAAGCTAGTCCTGTAGTTGGGTTCTTTGCTGGTTAggggttgttgttttgttttgttttttttttttcttcaggtaaCAGTGTTGAAATAAATTAgttatgaagaaataaaaaatatataaaaaagggaagggaagggaagggaagggaagggaagggaagggaagggaagggaagggaagggaagggaagggaagggaagggaagggaagggaagggaagggaagggaagggaagggaagggaagggaagggaagggaagggaagggaagggaagggaagggaagggaagggaagggaagggaagggaagggaagggaagggaagggaagggaagggaagggaagggaagggaagaatgCTGAGGGGAAAGGTAAACATAAGGAATGATGTCCTACTGAGGCAGTAAGGATGGAATCTGATTGGCAAAGAGCCACGCTgcatggaaaaaagaaaggtgcatgcagagctggaagaaaTTATCTGGCTACTTTGATAGCTCTTACTAGCAACTAACCATCAGTtttccccagagccagggagaaGACAGCACTTGGTAGCTCAGGTCTTCATAGGTGGATGCAGAGTCTTTGCATATTCATGTGTTTGAAAGACTCTGGAGTGGCCAGCTCCACTTCCCTCCCAGCATCCTTCAGTCCTTGCTTTggcagctgctgatgctgccaCTGGTTCATTTCTGCCAGATTTGCTGACCTGGGCTCTCTTCCTGGAGTTCAGCTCAGCACCTATTTGGTGTACTCTTTCTCTCTCCACAATGTCTACAGAATACATTCACAGCAAGCCATGTTCAAAGCTTAATGTTAAacttaatttatcttttttctctagcaaaaatttctgtaaaagataatttttgatGTCTGCTTTTATCAGAATGAGAGACAAGATTGTTGAACTCTACACTAAAAAGGTTCTCTGGGATAGTAATTACAAATGTAATAcctaatattttttatattattattttaaacacaaagaGTCCTAGAGTGAATGCAGCTTtagctcagaaaagaaaaaagaaaataatagcCCAAAGAAACCAATATTTGCTGAGATTCTGTAAATTCTATGGACAGGGTAGTCTTTTTACAGGTAAGTGCTTACTTTAAAAGAAAGTGTAGCTTGTGTATCTATTGATTGAAGTGTTCTGACTCTTTCTTGTATGGACAAGCCTTGGAGAGCATTTGGTATGGATTCTAATTGCAAAGCTGTGTAGAACTTGGCACACTTCATATCATTTTCTAAGGAACAGATGTTCTGCAAGTTGCTTTTTTGCCAAGTGAGAATTCTTTTCTTGTGCTAAAGTTAATGAGAACTGCAAGGCTCAATCACATAAGGCCTGACACTTTTAAAGCATTTAGAATTAACACTCTTAAGTATTTAAGTTGTTGGAAGGAACAACAATGTCTTCTATCACTTCAAAAGCACCAACAAGAAACATCATAAATATTCATATTATTCTGAGTTAATACACTGGCCTTTGGCTTACTCTCTGCCTCCTTGGCATTACCAAAAAGGTCTAGATTTAGTGCTTGTAGTTTTCAGGAGGGTTTATGCAATCTTATAAGTGCATTTGCATGCAGAATGAGTGATGTAATCCTGGGGAGAAGAAATGCTCGAAAATCAAAACTACTTTCTTTGAACCTTTTTCTGTATGACCAAGTATTGGCAGGGGAGGGGAATGAAGGACCAAATAGTAGCTTTTGCGAATGGCTGAGagtgttttgctgttgttgaaATTCAACTGATTCCTAACAAAATCTTGGCAAGTATATTGAAATAGCTTTTACTTTAGGTGCTCAGAGACTCTGCATCAATTTACCTCTGAGATTAAAAGAAGGTTTGAATGTAAAATCAATTGGTAgttattttcccccaaaa belongs to Oenanthe melanoleuca isolate GR-GAL-2019-014 chromosome 3, OMel1.0, whole genome shotgun sequence and includes:
- the OPRM1 gene encoding mu-type opioid receptor, encoding MAVAYLLGNASAPLLAGALEAPLAANASACRPPGPPCPAWGNASAALGWNRSEPCGGGNGSAGGGPCAPAGGGPSVVTAIAIMALYSVVCVVGLFGNFLVMYVIVRYTKMKTATNIYIFNLALADALATSTLPFQSVNYLMGTWPFGTILCKIVISIDYYNMFTSIFTLCTMSVDRYVAVCHPVKALDFRTPRNAKIINVCNWILSSAIGLPVMFMATTKYRHGSIDCTLTFSHPAWYWENLLKICVFIFAFIMPVLIITVCYGLMILRLKSVRMLSGSKEKDRNLRRITRMVLVVVAVFIVCWTPIHIYVIIKALVNIPETTFQTVSWHFCIALGYTNSCLNPVLYAFLDENFKRCFREFCIPTASTIEQQNSTRVRQNTRDHASTANTVDRTNHQLELQEAETTPLP